The DNA sequence TATTAGATTAGGAATAATGGGGATTGGACTTGATAGTATACTTATTATTTTAACCTATATTTTTGGGATAAGGCTTGTCTGGCGTTATGATAAAAAGAATCCTTTAGATCAAAAGGAAGTCAGAGAAGAAGAATTAATCGAAAAAATGAGCTTAAAAAAAGCAGCTATTGGTTTTTTCATTAGTGCAGTTGTAATTGTCTTTGCTGGTATTAGATTAAGTATTACCGGTGATCAGATTGCAACCATGACCGGAATTGACCAGAGTTTTATTGGTAGTATTATGGTAGCAGCTGCAACTTCACTTCCAGAACTTGTTGCTACAATTTCAGCCATAAGTATAGGGGCTTATAATATGGCCCTAGGAAATGTTTTTGGAAGTAATATTTTCAATATGATAATTGTATTTTTCGCAGACGCTTTTTATAGAGAGGGCTATATTTTAGCATCTGTTGATTTTGTTCATTCTCTTACTTCGATGATTGTTCTTTTAATGAGTACAATAGCTGTTATCGGATTGTTTTACAGATCTAAAAGAACAGCATTTAATTTAAAAATTGGTTGGGATTCTTTTTTGATTGGATTAATATATTTTATAGGTGTTTATCTATTGTTTAGATTAGGTATAAGTATTTAAATAAAAACTAAGACATTATTTTATGATGAAAGGCGGAATTGATTTTGCTAAATATTACTGAACTTGAGAAAAAAACAATAACTGAATTACATGATTTAGCTAAGAACCTTGGTGTAAAAGGTTATACTCAACTTAGAAAAAAAGATCTAATTTTTGCTATTTTAAAAAAGGAAACTGAAAAAGGAGGACATATCTTTGCCGAAGGTGTTCTGGATATAGTAAATGGAGAGGGATATGGATTTTTGCGTCCTTCAAAATATGTACCTTCAGGTGATGATATTTACATATCTGCTTCCCAGATTAGACGTTTTGATTTGAGAACAGGAGATGTTGTTTCCGGTCAGGTTAGAGAACCGAAAGATAGTGAAAGATACTTTGCTATTCTAAGAATAGAGGCGGTGAATTATCAGGATCCGGAAAAAGCTAAAGATAGGGCCTATTTTGAAGATTTAACTCCTCTTTATCCAGAAGAAAGGTATCGTCTTGAACACCGCTCCGATGAGATTTCCAGTAGATTAATTGACCTTATATCACCAATCGGTAAAGGACAGAGAGGACTCATTGTTTCTCCACCTAAGGCAGGTAAAACTGTTTTACTAAAAAAAGTTGCTAATAGTATTCGAGAAAATTATCCTGAATCAAAATTAATGATTTTACTTATTGATGAAAGGCCTGAGGAAGTTACAGACATGAAAAGGTCTGTGGATGCTGAAGTTATAAGTTCTACTTTTGATGAGCCAGCTAATAATCATCTGCAGGTAGCTAAACTAGTACTTAAAAAAGCTAAAAGACTTGTTGAACACAAAAATGATGTAGTAATTCTTTTGGATAGTATAACCAGACTGGCCAGAGCGGCAAATGTAACAACCCCTCCAAGTGGTAGAACTCTTTCTGGAGGTCTTGATCCAACAGCCATGCATTTTCCTAAGAAATTTTTTGGGGCTGCTCGTAATATAGAAGAAGGTGGAAGCTTAACTATACTTGCTACCAGTCTTGTTAATACTGGTAGTAGAATGGATGATGTTATTTATGAAGAATTTAAAGGGACAGGTAATATGGAATTACATTTAGATCGTAAACTTGCTGAGCAGAGAATTTTCCCTGCTATTGATGTTCAGCGTTCAGGTACCCGTAAGGAAGAAATGTTACTAAGTGAGGAAGAATTAGAGGTAATCTGGAATCTTCGCCAAAATGTAGCTAATATTAATTCCTCGAATATAATGGATACTTTAATTAGACAATTAAACAATACTGAAGATAATGAAGAGTTACTAAAAGCTCTGAAAAAGATTTTAAAATAGAAGAGGAGAACTTAACTCTTGCATAGATAAATTAGCTGTGTTATAATCACAATAGTGACTAAAATTAAGCTTAGAAAATATAGAGTGAGGTGAAAGTAATGCAAAAGGAAATTCATCCAGAAATGAAAGAAACTACTGTCACCTGTGCCTGTGGTGAAGTTTATCATACTAAGTCAACTAAGGATAATATCCGAGTTGAAGTTTGTTCTAGTTGTCATCCTTTTTATACAGGAAAGCAGCGTAAAGCTTCTACTGGAGGTAGGGTTGAAAGATTTAACAAAAAATATGGAATTTCTGAAGAATCTGAAGAAGACGAAGAATAGTTCAGTAAAAATTCAGACGTTTATAGCAGGGCTAATGCTCTGCTTTTTTGTTTTTCATTTTATAAGTTAATGAGAGGTGTAAGTTAATGTATAAAATAGGTAATAGTGGATGGTTAGAAGTTATAACTGGCCCTATGTATTGTGGGAAAAGTGAAGAATTAATAAGAAGAATTAAAAGAGTTAAAATAGCTCAAAAAAACATAAAGGTTTTTAAACCTCTGATTGATAATAGATATTCTAATGATAATGTGGTTTCACATAGTGGAAAGTCAATTGAAGCTGTTCCAGTTGACCATCCTGAAGAAATATATAATAAAATAAGTGAAGAGGTTGATGTAGTAGCTATTGATGAAATCCAATTTTTTCATCCAGATATAGTTAAGATTTGTGAAGGACTTGCTAATAATGGAGTTCGCGTTATTTTAGCCGGTTTGGATCGTGATTTTAGAGGAGAACCTTTTGATCCTGTTCCTGAACTTATGGCCAGAGCAGAATATGTTGATAAACTCCATGCAATTTGTGTTCAGTGTGGAGAACCGGCTACCAGAACTCAGCGTTTAATTGATGGTGAGCCAGCTTCCTATGATGATGAAGTAATTTTAGTTGGAGCTGATGAAGTTTATGAAGCTCGCTGTCGCAAATGCCATGCTGTAAAAGGAACTTCGGACAAAAATTAAGTGAGGTGGAATAGATGTTTGATCTTCGAGAAAAATTAGATAATCTTGAAGAAAAGTATAACAATTTAAATGAAAAGTTAAGTGATCCTGAAGTAATAAATGATTCAAATAAATATCAAAAATTATTGAAAAAACATGCTAAGTTGAAAAAGATTGTAGATAAATATAAAAAATATAAAGAAGTTATGAATGAAATTGAAGAAGCAGAAGCTATTCTTGAAGAAGATGACGATGAAATGAATGAATTAGCTGAAATGGAACTTGAAGAACTTGAACCACAAAGAGAAAAATTAGAGGAAGAACTACCAATAATGCTTATTCCTGATGACCCTGATGACAAGAAAAATGTTATTTTCGAAATTAGAGCAGGGGCTGGTGGAGATGAAGCAGGACTTTTTGCTGCAGATTTATATAGGATGTATTCCCGCTATTCAGAAGATCAGGGCTGGGAAGTTGAAGTCATGAATGCCAGTGAATCTGGAGTAGGTGGTTTCAAGGAAATCACTTTTAATGTTAAAGGTGATGATGTATATAAGTATTTAAAATATGAAAGTGGTGTCCATCGTGTTCAGCGTGTTCCTTCTACTGAATCAAGTGGAAGAATTCATACTTCTACAGCTACAGTAGCTGTTTTACCTGAAGCTGAAGATGTTGATGTTGAAATTAATGAAAATGACTTAGAAATTGATACTTTTCGTTCAAGTGGTCCTGGAGGACAGAGTGTTAATACTACGGATTCAGCTGTAAGAATTACCCATGAACCTACAGGGATTGTAGTATCCTGCCAGGATGAAAAATCTCAGCACAAAAACAAAGATAAAGCTATGCGTATTTTAAGAGCAAGAGTTAAAGAAAAAATTGAAGAAGAAAA is a window from the Halanaerobiales bacterium genome containing:
- a CDS encoding sodium:calcium antiporter, with protein sequence MINLWIEFAIMAFLIIISGTYLSKYGDVISDKTGLGQALIGSILVALATSLPELVTSITSSLVDAPNIAIGNVFGSNTFNLMILAVADMIHGYSHDEPIMLQMRYSNILSGLLGMLLAIVVTFSMLVGHLTNIRLGIMGIGLDSILIILTYIFGIRLVWRYDKKNPLDQKEVREEELIEKMSLKKAAIGFFISAVVIVFAGIRLSITGDQIATMTGIDQSFIGSIMVAAATSLPELVATISAISIGAYNMALGNVFGSNIFNMIIVFFADAFYREGYILASVDFVHSLTSMIVLLMSTIAVIGLFYRSKRTAFNLKIGWDSFLIGLIYFIGVYLLFRLGISI
- the rho gene encoding transcription termination factor Rho gives rise to the protein MLNITELEKKTITELHDLAKNLGVKGYTQLRKKDLIFAILKKETEKGGHIFAEGVLDIVNGEGYGFLRPSKYVPSGDDIYISASQIRRFDLRTGDVVSGQVREPKDSERYFAILRIEAVNYQDPEKAKDRAYFEDLTPLYPEERYRLEHRSDEISSRLIDLISPIGKGQRGLIVSPPKAGKTVLLKKVANSIRENYPESKLMILLIDERPEEVTDMKRSVDAEVISSTFDEPANNHLQVAKLVLKKAKRLVEHKNDVVILLDSITRLARAANVTTPPSGRTLSGGLDPTAMHFPKKFFGAARNIEEGGSLTILATSLVNTGSRMDDVIYEEFKGTGNMELHLDRKLAEQRIFPAIDVQRSGTRKEEMLLSEEELEVIWNLRQNVANINSSNIMDTLIRQLNNTEDNEELLKALKKILK
- the rpmE gene encoding 50S ribosomal protein L31 → MQKEIHPEMKETTVTCACGEVYHTKSTKDNIRVEVCSSCHPFYTGKQRKASTGGRVERFNKKYGISEESEEDEE
- a CDS encoding thymidine kinase, whose protein sequence is MYKIGNSGWLEVITGPMYCGKSEELIRRIKRVKIAQKNIKVFKPLIDNRYSNDNVVSHSGKSIEAVPVDHPEEIYNKISEEVDVVAIDEIQFFHPDIVKICEGLANNGVRVILAGLDRDFRGEPFDPVPELMARAEYVDKLHAICVQCGEPATRTQRLIDGEPASYDDEVILVGADEVYEARCRKCHAVKGTSDKN
- the prfA gene encoding peptide chain release factor 1, which produces MFDLREKLDNLEEKYNNLNEKLSDPEVINDSNKYQKLLKKHAKLKKIVDKYKKYKEVMNEIEEAEAILEEDDDEMNELAEMELEELEPQREKLEEELPIMLIPDDPDDKKNVIFEIRAGAGGDEAGLFAADLYRMYSRYSEDQGWEVEVMNASESGVGGFKEITFNVKGDDVYKYLKYESGVHRVQRVPSTESSGRIHTSTATVAVLPEAEDVDVEINENDLEIDTFRSSGPGGQSVNTTDSAVRITHEPTGIVVSCQDEKSQHKNKDKAMRILRARVKEKIEEEKRAERDEARKSQVGTGDRSEKIRTYNFPQGRVSDHRINLTVHQLEKVLEGELDMIIEPLVEEDMKKRLEKV